One region of Chrysemys picta bellii isolate R12L10 chromosome 21, ASM1138683v2, whole genome shotgun sequence genomic DNA includes:
- the HES3 gene encoding transcription factor HES-3 isoform X2 encodes MEKKRRARINVSLEQLKALLEKHYSHHIRKRRLEKADILELSVKYMKSLQNSVQGADYQAGFRSCLHGVNQFLLRSEGASEASSFHLLQELARASPRVSGSGCRTTDSSPLAPRPEPRGSRPGGRAAEQRGPVQKAGGSTQRPRAPGAPSSQPRTEPGAAAPRRGPGQQRPSGPSRSQALWRPW; translated from the exons AtggagaagaagagaagagcCAGGATCAATGTGTCTCTGGAGCAACTGAAGGCTCTGCTAGAAAAGCACTATTCTCACCAC atccGAAAGCGCAGACTGGAGAAGGCAGATATCCTGGAGCTGAGCGTCAAGTACATGAAAAGCCTCCAGAATTCTGTCCAAG gggctGATTACCAGGCCGGCTTCCGGAGCTGCCTGCACGGGGTGAACCAGTTCCTGCTGCGCTCCGAGGGGGCCAGCGAAGCTTCCTCCTTccacctgctgcaggagctcGCCCGGGCCTCCCCGCGGGTGAGCGGCTCCGGCTGCAGGACCACGGACAGCAGCCCCCTCGCGCCGCGcccggagccccggggctcccggcccggcggcCGCGCGGCCGAGCAGAGGGGGCCTGTGCAGAAAGCCGGCGGCTCCACCCAGCGCCCCCGGGCCCCTGgcgctcccagctcccagccccggacTGAGCCGGGCGCTGCTGCCCCGCGGCGCGGCCCCGGGCAGCAAAGACCCTCCGGGCCCAGCCGGAGCCAGGCGCTGTGGCGGCCCTGGTAG
- the HES3 gene encoding transcription factor HES-3 isoform X1: protein MPVLTCKVGPRYKSCLPPPAANSRGRLFPERGNMVTQPGGQEKPQLCSFRKISKPLMEKKRRARINVSLEQLKALLEKHYSHHIRKRRLEKADILELSVKYMKSLQNSVQGADYQAGFRSCLHGVNQFLLRSEGASEASSFHLLQELARASPRVSGSGCRTTDSSPLAPRPEPRGSRPGGRAAEQRGPVQKAGGSTQRPRAPGAPSSQPRTEPGAAAPRRGPGQQRPSGPSRSQALWRPW, encoded by the exons ATGCCGGTATTGACATGTAAAGTGGGTCCCCGGTATaaatcctgcctccctcccccggctGCGAACTCCCGGGGCCGCTTGTTCCCGGAGAGGGGGAACATGGTCACCCAGCCCGGAGGGCAGGAGAAACCGCAGCTTTGCAGCTTCCGCAAG ATCTCAAAACCCTTGAtggagaagaagagaagagcCAGGATCAATGTGTCTCTGGAGCAACTGAAGGCTCTGCTAGAAAAGCACTATTCTCACCAC atccGAAAGCGCAGACTGGAGAAGGCAGATATCCTGGAGCTGAGCGTCAAGTACATGAAAAGCCTCCAGAATTCTGTCCAAG gggctGATTACCAGGCCGGCTTCCGGAGCTGCCTGCACGGGGTGAACCAGTTCCTGCTGCGCTCCGAGGGGGCCAGCGAAGCTTCCTCCTTccacctgctgcaggagctcGCCCGGGCCTCCCCGCGGGTGAGCGGCTCCGGCTGCAGGACCACGGACAGCAGCCCCCTCGCGCCGCGcccggagccccggggctcccggcccggcggcCGCGCGGCCGAGCAGAGGGGGCCTGTGCAGAAAGCCGGCGGCTCCACCCAGCGCCCCCGGGCCCCTGgcgctcccagctcccagccccggacTGAGCCGGGCGCTGCTGCCCCGCGGCGCGGCCCCGGGCAGCAAAGACCCTCCGGGCCCAGCCGGAGCCAGGCGCTGTGGCGGCCCTGGTAG